A segment of the Patescibacteria group bacterium genome:
TCAAAAAGGAGAAACAATTGCCCATGTCTTTAATGGCCGTGAGGATTTGTATCCATCGTTCGTTGGTGAGATGATATCAGTAGGGGAAGAGACGGGTCAGCTAGCTCCTATGCTTTTGGGTGTAGCCAATTTTTATGAATCAGAAGTAGATCAAAAGACAAAAGATATGTCATCGATCATTGAGCCGTTTCTCATGGTATTTATCGGTCTTGTAGTGGGATTTTTTGCCATTACGATGATGAGTCCAATTTACTCACTTGGAAACAATCTTTAATAAAAACAAAAAAGGTTTCTCACTCATAGAACTCATTATAGTTCTTGCGATAATTAGTATTCTTACATCAATTATTATCACTGGCCTTAGTAGTTTTAATCGAAAAGAGGCACTTGAAAAAGATACTCAGGTTGTAGTGGATATGTTGCGTCAGGCTCGAAGTCAGACACTCGCTTCACATAATGCGAGTCAGTACGGAGTATATTTTGCAACAAGCTCAATTACTCTATTTACAGGAACTACTTACTCAGCAGTAAGTTCATCAAATAATGTATATACATTCAATCCACAAGTTTCAATTTCAAACATAGGTCTTACTAGTAGTAGTACTAGTATTGTATTTTCTCGTTTGAGTGGAGAAGCATCTCATACAGGGACAATCACACTTTTGTCCCCAGCTACTTCTAGTCCAAAAACTGTTACAATATATGCAACAGGATTAGTTGAATCTAATTAACATGCAGCGTCATTTTCGTAACCGTGGAATGGGTCTAATCGAAATTGTAATCGGTTCTGCAATTATCGTGACAGGAATACTCTCACTTATCTCTGCGTTTGGTATGTATATCTCATATGCGCTTGCACATCAAAGGAATGTACAAGCCGCATATCTTGCAGAAGAAGGTTTAGAAGCAGTTACATATCTTCGTGATAAAAGTTGGACAACAAATGTTCAACCGCTTTCCACAACTACAACCTATTATCTTGCATGGGATACATCAGCTGCATACTGGAAGGCAACTACCACTATGCAATATATTGATGCTGAATTTTTAAGAACATTCGCAATAACAGATGTTGTTCGAGATAGTAACGGCCGAATTGCAACCACTGGTACGTATGATGCTGATACAAAAAAAATTACCGTAAATCTCTCATATCGAGAAGGAAAGGCAACGACAACAAAAAGCATGACAACGTATATAGCCGATATTTATAGCAATTAATGCATAATTTATTTCATAAAAAAACAAGTACAGGATTCTCACTTATAGAAATGCTTATTTACATAAGTATTTTATCGGGAATATTCATAATAATAGTGAGTGTGCTTGTCTCTTTTAGTGCCTCATATCGACAAGTTTCGGCATTGCGAGTACTTGAGCGTTCTGCCATTACTGCAATGGAACGAATGACTCGTGATATTCGAGCAGGAACACAAGTAAATGATGGCTTAAGTACTATGGGAAGTTCGCCTGGTGTGCTTTCAATTACGCAAACTCAAAATAGCGTTTCTACAACTACAAGATTTTATATATCAGCAAATAGTGTAAAGATGGATGTGAATAATGCCTATTATGGGCCGCTCACCGGTTCTGATGTAACGGTAACTTCATTGATATTTAGGAAGCTTACAAGCAGCTCTACCGACGCCGTAAAAATCGATATGACATTACAGGCAACAAAAGGGAATGTGACCAAATCAAAGACATATCATTCAACAATTATTTTGAAAGGATCATGATAAAGCTTCATTCATCACATGCTGGGTTTGCAATGCTTACAGCAGTTATCTTTTTCTTGGTCATATCTTCTACGATAGTATTAGGAATCGCTACACCAATATTAAAGCAAGTAAAAATTGCTCAAGATACTGTCCGATCAAAAGAAAGTTTCTATCTTGCAGAAGGTGCACTTGAGGATGCGTTTTATCGTGTTCAAACAAATAAGAGTCTTGTGTCTGGTGACACTGTTGTTGTAAATGGCTACACTACAACTATTGCGCTTACGACAACATCAAATGGAAGAATTATTGAGACTACAGCAAATAGAGGTGGAATAGTTAGAAAGATGCAGGCACAGCTCATTACCGGCGAAGGAGCATCATTTAATTATGGTATCCAAGCAGGAGTAGGGGGATATGTGATGAGTGGAGGCGCCAGAATAAATGGAAACGTTCAAGCTAATGGATCTATTCTTGCAACTGGAAGTGTAAATATTACTGGTTCTGCAATTGCTGCAAATAGTGCTGCCTTAAATGCAGATCAAACAAATGATTCTCCATCAACAATAGCAACCTGTACTACTTCAAACTGTATTTCTTTTAGAAATGTTACAGCTTCTCAAGATATTGCTCAGAGTTTTACTGTATCAACCTCTTCACCGTTAAATAAAATACAGTTATATATTAAAAAAGTAGGAACACCGTCTGATGCCACCGTGAGAATTGTAACTGACAGCAGTGGTTCACCAAGTACTTCAAATATGCTTACCTCAAACGGTACGCTCGCAGCTTCACAAGTAACTACTTCATTTGGATGGGCAGAAGTAAGTTTCCCTTCAAATCCAGTACTAGATCCAACACAAACGTATTGGTTGGTTCTAGATAATAGTACACAAAACGCAAGTAACTATTATAGTATTGGTGCGAATTCTTCATATGGATCAGGGAAAGAAGCAAAAATCGGTCGTTATGGGACAAGTTGGACAACTACCACTCCATCTGGCTTAGATATCTATTTTAAAATGTACCTTGGAGGACTTAATTCAGTAATTGGAGGAGATACTTATGCAGGAGGAGTTACAATTGGTGGAGAAGCTTGGGCAAATACTGTGCAGGGAGCATCTGTAACAGGAGCCCTTTATTGCCAGACTGGAACATATAATAATAAAACATGTAATACCTCGAAGCCCGATCCATCTCCTTCTACATTTCCAATATCTGATGCAAATATTGCTGATTGGAAAGAGCAATCTATAGATGTTGGTACAGGATGGACATACTCAGGTAATCTTACAATTGGATCGGCAGGTACTACAACAACTACACTAAAGCGAGTTACCGGCAATTTGCTTATTAACGGAGGAGGGACAGCTGATTTAACAGGTGTGATTGTAGATGGAAGTGTAACAGTGACCTCTGGAGGAACATTGAAAGCTGGCCCTATGAAAGTTGGGGGAAACTTTACTATTGGGTCAACTGGACACGTAATTAAAGGGACAACGTGGGTAGTCGGAAATATTACTGTTTCAAGTGGAGCTTCTGTAAGCCTTGCTTCAACTTACGGATCAAGTAGTGGGGTAGTAGTAACTGATGGTTATATAGATCTTGATGGTGGAGGAAATTTTGCAGGTTCTGGAACAACAGGAAGTTTCCCTTTGTTGGTAACTACAAGTATTTGCCCGGCGGCTTCATATTGTGGAACACATAATGCGGTAGATCTTGGTGGAGGTGCTGGAGCTGTAGTTTTAAATGCACAATGGGGAACATTGAGTATGACCGGTGGAGGAGGTGCTAAATCTCTTGTTGCTGAAAAGATCGTTATAAACGGAGGTGCAACCGTAACGTACGAAACAGGACTTGCTGATATGAGCTTTACAAGTGGCCCATCTGGTGGCTGGAATATATCGAGCTGGAAAGAAATACAGTAAACCTGGTACAATGCTCAAATGACAAAGAGCAAGAAAAATTCAAAAAAGATTATTGTCGCTAATTGGAAAATGAATCCTGCGACTCTTAAAGATGTTGAAGCGATTATTAAAGGAACGGTTGGAGCGACAAAGAAATTATCAAATGTAACTACCGTCGTTTGCCCGCCATTTGTATACACTCAATATGTCCTTTCTAAGAATGGAAAGGGAATAGTTGCTATTGGCGCGCAAAATATCTCAACAGAACAAAAAGGATCTTATACTGGTGAAGTAGCTGCTCCAATGCTTGCTGGTTTGGGAGTAACTCATACTATTATCGGTCACTCAGAACGACGAAAGATGGGTGAAACAGACGAAGCGGTAAATAAAAAAGTTCTTGTAGCTCTTGCCTCAAAAATTACTCCTATTATTTGTATTGGTGAAACAACTCGAGATGATGAAGGTAAATATTTAAGTGTTATTAAAGATCAGATACATCAGGCGCTTAATGGAGTTTCAAAGGCAAATCTTTCAAAAATAGTTATTGCATATGAACCTGTATGGGCGATTGGTGCTGCAACGGCAATGGACGCTCATGATATTCACCAAATGAGTATTTTTATAAAGAAGACATTGATTGAGTTGTATGTAACAAAGTCAGTATCAGTTCCACTACTTTACGGAGGTGCAGTGGAACCTGGAAACGCATTGGGCATTATGAAGGATGGAGAAGTGGATGGTTTGCTTGTGGGACGACAAGGACTTGATCCAAAGAGTTTTGGAGAGATTCTCGCTATTGCTAACTCTATCTAATATATGGAATATAAAACACTTAAGGACATTGGTGATATTAAGGGAAAAAGAATACTTGTACGATTTGATTTTAATGTCCCGGTACAAAATGGCGCTGTAGTTGATGATTTCAGAATCAGAAAGGCTATTCCCACATTAGATTTTTTGGTGAAAGGTGGGGCACGTATTGGAATTATTGCTCATATCGAAGGAGAAAGTGATTCATTAAAACCAGTATATGAAGTACTTAAAAAGACACATCCAGTAGAATTTTGTGAAGATTGTGTAGAAGAGGGAAAGGATAAGCTTGCAGCTCTTCCTGAAGGACGAATAATATTATTTGAAAACCTTCGATTGTATGATGGTGAGAAAAAAAATGATCCAGACTTTGTAGAAAAGCTTGCATCTATTGGGGAATTATATGTAAATGATGCATTCTCTGTATCTCACCGAAAGCATGCGTCTGTTGTTGGTGTTCCTGCATTTCTTCCAGGGTATCTTGGCTTTCAGTTTGAAGAAGAAGTAGAGAATCTTACTAAGTGTTTCAATCCACCACATCCATTTTTGTTTATCTTAGGAGGTGCAAAATTTGATACTAAGCTTCCTTTGGTAGAAAAGTTTTTACCAATTGCCGATACAATATTTATTGGTGGAGCACTAGCAAACGATTTATTCAAAGCAAAAGGCTTTAATGTGGGAACTTCATTAGTATCAAAATCTGACATTAATCTTTCAGGATATGCAGTAGATCAAAAGATCATGCTTCCTGCTGATGTTGTTGCCGTATCTGAAACAGGTACTGCAGAAAAACAACCAAATGAGCTGTCTGATAATGAAGCAATGCTTGATGTTGGTGAAATGACCTTGGTGCAGCTTCAGGAAAAAATTAAAGCGGCGAAGTGTATCTTATGGAACGGACCACTTGGAAATTATGAGAAGGGGTACAAAGAACCAACGCTACGTTTGGCTCGAATGATTTCTGAAAGTGATGCATTAACCGTGGTGGGAGGAGGAGATACTCTTGCTGCAATTATGGATCTTAAAATAGAAGATAAATTTAGTTTTGTCTCAACGGGAGGAGGAGCGATGCTCGACTTTCTAGGAGCGGGGACACTTCCCGGACTTCAAGCCTTAAAATAATATAGCAAAAAGCACTCTCACTAGAGTGCTTTTTTAATCTTTTCTGCATTTTCTTCAAATGCTTGAGCATCACCTTTGCCTTTCATTTCAGGAACACTCGGGAAGACCCAAATATGAGCATGGGGCACTTCATCTCCCATAATCTTGCTCCATACTGCTTCTACCCCAAAAGCCTTCTTCTGAGCCACAGCAATCTTTTGTGCTACTTCAAAGTATGCTCCCGCGTTTGGCACATCCCACACCCATCGGTAATG
Coding sequences within it:
- a CDS encoding choice-of-anchor R domain-containing protein; the protein is MIKLHSSHAGFAMLTAVIFFLVISSTIVLGIATPILKQVKIAQDTVRSKESFYLAEGALEDAFYRVQTNKSLVSGDTVVVNGYTTTIALTTTSNGRIIETTANRGGIVRKMQAQLITGEGASFNYGIQAGVGGYVMSGGARINGNVQANGSILATGSVNITGSAIAANSAALNADQTNDSPSTIATCTTSNCISFRNVTASQDIAQSFTVSTSSPLNKIQLYIKKVGTPSDATVRIVTDSSGSPSTSNMLTSNGTLAASQVTTSFGWAEVSFPSNPVLDPTQTYWLVLDNSTQNASNYYSIGANSSYGSGKEAKIGRYGTSWTTTTPSGLDIYFKMYLGGLNSVIGGDTYAGGVTIGGEAWANTVQGASVTGALYCQTGTYNNKTCNTSKPDPSPSTFPISDANIADWKEQSIDVGTGWTYSGNLTIGSAGTTTTTLKRVTGNLLINGGGTADLTGVIVDGSVTVTSGGTLKAGPMKVGGNFTIGSTGHVIKGTTWVVGNITVSSGASVSLASTYGSSSGVVVTDGYIDLDGGGNFAGSGTTGSFPLLVTTSICPAASYCGTHNAVDLGGGAGAVVLNAQWGTLSMTGGGGAKSLVAEKIVINGGATVTYETGLADMSFTSGPSGGWNISSWKEIQ
- the tpiA gene encoding triose-phosphate isomerase; the protein is MTKSKKNSKKIIVANWKMNPATLKDVEAIIKGTVGATKKLSNVTTVVCPPFVYTQYVLSKNGKGIVAIGAQNISTEQKGSYTGEVAAPMLAGLGVTHTIIGHSERRKMGETDEAVNKKVLVALASKITPIICIGETTRDDEGKYLSVIKDQIHQALNGVSKANLSKIVIAYEPVWAIGAATAMDAHDIHQMSIFIKKTLIELYVTKSVSVPLLYGGAVEPGNALGIMKDGEVDGLLVGRQGLDPKSFGEILAIANSI
- a CDS encoding phosphoglycerate kinase — encoded protein: MEYKTLKDIGDIKGKRILVRFDFNVPVQNGAVVDDFRIRKAIPTLDFLVKGGARIGIIAHIEGESDSLKPVYEVLKKTHPVEFCEDCVEEGKDKLAALPEGRIILFENLRLYDGEKKNDPDFVEKLASIGELYVNDAFSVSHRKHASVVGVPAFLPGYLGFQFEEEVENLTKCFNPPHPFLFILGGAKFDTKLPLVEKFLPIADTIFIGGALANDLFKAKGFNVGTSLVSKSDINLSGYAVDQKIMLPADVVAVSETGTAEKQPNELSDNEAMLDVGEMTLVQLQEKIKAAKCILWNGPLGNYEKGYKEPTLRLARMISESDALTVVGGGDTLAAIMDLKIEDKFSFVSTGGGAMLDFLGAGTLPGLQALK
- a CDS encoding prepilin-type N-terminal cleavage/methylation domain-containing protein, whose amino-acid sequence is METIFNKNKKGFSLIELIIVLAIISILTSIIITGLSSFNRKEALEKDTQVVVDMLRQARSQTLASHNASQYGVYFATSSITLFTGTTYSAVSSSNNVYTFNPQVSISNIGLTSSSTSIVFSRLSGEASHTGTITLLSPATSSPKTVTIYATGLVESN
- a CDS encoding HIT domain-containing protein, translated to MDTCIFCKIIRGEIPSHKVYEDDQFFAFLDIHPQSAGHVQVIPKDHYRWVWDVPNAGAYFEVAQKIAVAQKKAFGVEAVWSKIMGDEVPHAHIWVFPSVPEMKGKGDAQAFEENAEKIKKAL